A single window of Gossypium arboreum isolate Shixiya-1 chromosome 13, ASM2569848v2, whole genome shotgun sequence DNA harbors:
- the LOC108464253 gene encoding pyrophosphate-energized vacuolar membrane proton pump-like translates to MGASILSDFGAEILIPVCAVIGIAFSLVQWVLVSKVKLSPGRESVNNGSGAKNGYSDYLIEEEEGLNDHSVVLKCAEIQSAISEGATSFLFTEYQYAGIFMVAFAILIFLFLGSVERFSSKSQPCTYDKSKICKPALATAAFSTISFLLGAITSVVSGFLGMKIATYANARTTLEARKGVGKAFITAFRSGAVMGFLLAANGLLVLYIAINLFKLYYGNDWSGLFEAITGYGLGGSSMALFGRVGGGIYTKAADVGADLVGKVERNIPEDDPRNPAVIADNVGDNVGDIAGMGSDLFGSYAESSCAALVVASISSFGINHELTPMLYPLIISSVGIIVCLITTLFATDFFEIKAVKEIEPSLKRQLIISTVLMTIGIGIVSWIALPSSFTIFNFGDQKAVKNWQLFLCVAVGLWAGLIIGFVTEYYTSNAYSPVQDVADSCRTGAATNVIFGLALGYKSCIIPIFAIAISIFVSFSFAAMYGIAVAALGMLSTIATGLAIDAYGPISDNAGGIAEMAGMSHRIRERTDALDAAGNTTAAIGKGFAIGSAALVSLALFGAFVSRAAISTVDVLTPKVFIGLLVGAMLPYWFSAMTMKSVGSAALKMVEEVRRQFNTIPGLMEGTTKPDYATCVKISTDASIKEMIPPGALVMLTPLVVGISFGVETLSGVLAGSLVSGVQIAISASNTGGAWDNAKKYIEAGASPHAKSLGPKGSDPHKAAVIGDTIGDPLKDTSGPSLNILIKLMAVESLVFAPFFATHGGLLFKLF, encoded by the exons ATGGGGGCTTCGATTTTGTCTGATTTCGGAGCCGAGATCCTGATCCCGGTTTGCGCCGTGATTGGGATTGCCTTTTCGCTCGTACAATGGGTTCTAGTTTCCAAAGTGAAGCTTTCTCCGGGCCGGGAGTCGGTGAACAATGGTTCGGGCGCCAAAAACGGGTACTCCGATTACCtcattgaagaagaagaaggtcTTAATGACCATAGTGTTGTTCTTAAATGTGCTGAAATTCAAAGCGCCATTTCTGAAG GTGCAACTTCGTTTCTTTTCACCGAGTATCAGTACGCTGGCATTTTCATGGTTGCTTTTGCAATCTTGATTTTCCTTTTCCTTGGCTCAGTAGAGCGTTTCAGTTCAAAGAGCCAGCCTTGCACGTACGACAAATCTAAGATTTGCAAGCCTGCTCTAGCCACAGCTGCATTCAGCACCATATCTTTCTTGCTTGGTGCCATCACTTCAGTTGTTTCTGGATTTCTCGGGATGAAAATCGCTACCTATGCAAACGCTAGAACCACCCTCGAGGCAAGGAAGGGAGTTGGAAAGGCATTTATAACCGCGTTTAGATCTGGTGCTGTCATGGGCTTTCTTCTTGCTGCAAATGGCCTTTTGGTGCTTTACATTGCCATCAACTTGTTCAAACTTTATTACGGCAATGACTGGAGTGGTCTTTTCGAGGCAATCACTGGTTATGGGCTTGGAGGTTCATCCATGGCTCTTTTTGGCAGAGTTGGTGGAGGAATCTATACCAAAGCTGCTGATGTGGGTGCTGATCTTGTAGGCAAGGTGGAAAGGAACATTCCTGAGGATGACCCTAGAAACCCAGCT GTGATTGCTGATAATGTCGGAGATAATGTTGGTGATATAGCTGGAATGGGATCTGATCTTTTTGGGTCCTATGCTGAATCATCTTGTGCTGCACTTGTTGTTGCTTCCATCTCTTCTTTTGGCATCAATCATGAATTGACTCCAATGTTATATCCTCTCATCATCAGTTCCGTTGGTATCATTGTTTGTTTAATCACAACCTTATTTGCAACTGATTTCTTTGAGATCAAGGCTGTTAAGGAAATCGAGCCATCATTGAAGcggcaactcataatttcaactgtTCTCATGACTATTGGAATCGGGATTGTTAGTTGGATAGCTCTTCCATCTTCCTTTACCATTTTCAATTTCGGAGACCAGAAAGCTGTGAAGAACTG GCAACTATTCTTATGTGTTGCTGTTGGTCTTTGGGCTGGCCTAATTATTGGTTTCGTAACTGAGTACTATACTAGCAATGCATACAG CCCTGTACAAGATGTCGCTGATTCCTGCAGGACTGGAGCTGCGACTAACGTTATTTTTGGCCTTGCGTTGGGTTACAAGTCTTGCATTATTCCTATTTTTGCTATTGCAATCAGTATTTTCGTTAGTTTTAGCTTTGCTGCTATGTATGGCATTGCTGTTGCTGCCCTTGGAATGCTGAGCACCATAGCTACCGGGTTGGCTATTGATGCTTATGGTCCCATCAGCGATAATGCAGGAGGCATTGCTGAGATGGCTGGCATGAGCCACAGAATACGGGAGAGAACAGATGCTCTTGATGCTGCAGGCAACACCACTGCTGCTATTGGAAAG GGTTTCGCCATTGGTTCAGCAGCACTGGTTTCCCTTGCTCTCTTTGGTGCCTTTGTGAGCCGAGCTGCTATCTCAACTGTCGATGTATTGACCCCTAAAGTTTTTATCGGTTTGCTTGTTGGGGCAATGCTTCCTTATTGGTTCTCTGCTATGACCATGAAGAGTGTGGGAAGTGCAGCTTTGAAGATGGTCGAGGAAGTGCGCAGACAGTTCAACACAATCCCTGGTCTCATGGAGGGCACCACTAAGCCCGACTACGCTACCTGTGTTAAGATCTCTACTGATGCTTCCATCAAAGAAATGATCCCACCGGGTGCTCTTGTCATGCTCACACCCCTCGTTGTTGGTATCTCTTTCGGCGTGGAAACTCTTTCCGGTGTCCTCGCTGGATCCCTCGTCTCAGGTGTTCAG ATCGCTATCTCTGCATCCAACACGGGGGGTGCTTGGGACAACGCCAAGAAGTACATTGAG GCTGGTGCTTCACCACATGCAAAATCTCTTGGCCCCAAAGGTTCAGATCCACACAAGGCAGCTGTTATCGGCGACACCATCGGTGACCCTTTAAAGGATACATCTGGGCCATCGTTGAACATCCTCATCAAGCTAATGGCAGTCGAATCACTCGTCTTCGCTCCCTTCTTTGCTACACACGGTGGGCTGCTTTTCAAGTTATTTTGA
- the LOC108461734 gene encoding protein OS-9 homolog, producing the protein MFFFFIIEYFYLHFREGKKERMIVGLNFEFGIESNISPKGGKMRLFITLVAAVLCILCINVFADPVFPSHIAGTFGHSSREPKYKIEFHTEDSPYHPDDGQESVVMPNKDGNKFLCFLPKVGKAKKPVTHQNTSSMIVETEKRVKLKTPDELLEVLKNQCFVRQEGWWSYEFCYQKQLRQLHLEEDKVVQEFVLGVYDEEATAAVNQNLSDISTLKDPRSKDASQRYHAHQYTNGTACDLTNQPRETEVRFVCSEPRAMISSITELSTCKYALTIQCPMLCKHPLFQEERPVWHTINCNILPKDYKDTKVDDTHFTMMMDSDDPSTYSTK; encoded by the exons ATGTTCTTTTTCTTCATAATCGAATATTTTTACCTTCATTTTAgggaaggaaaaaaagaaaggatgatTGTggggttaaattttgaatttggaaTTGAAAGTAACATCTCTCCAAAAGGGGGGAAAATGAGGTTGTTTATTACGTTGGTAGCAGCAGTTTTATGTATCTTATGCATCAATGTCTTCGCCGATCCCGTTTTCCCATCTCATATAG CTGGCACATTTGGCCATAGCTCCCGTGAACCAAAATACAAGATTGAATTTCATACAGAAGATTCGCCCTACCATCCT GATGATGGTCAGGAGTCTGTTGTTATGCCCAATAAAGATGGAAATAAGTTTTTATGTTTCTTGCCGAAGGTGGGGAAAGCCAAAAAACCAGTAACCCATCAAAACACTAGTAGTATGATTGTGGAAACTGAGAAACGGGTTAAACTGAAGACACCTGATGAACTACTGGAAGTACTGAAAAATCAATGCTTTGTCAGA CAAGAGGGTTGGTGGTCTTATGAATTTTGCTATCAAAAGCAGTTAAGGCAACTACATTTGGAAGAGGATAAG GTGGTTCAGGAATTTGTGTTGGGTGTATATGATGAGGAGGCCACTGCTGCCGTCAACCAGAATCTCTCTGACATCTCCACATTGAAAGATCCTCGCTCAAAAGATGCTTCGCAAAG GTATCACGCTCATCAATATACGAATGGAACTGCATGTGATCTTACTAATCAGCCTCGAGAAACTGAG GTGAGGTTTGTGTGCTCGGAGCCAAGAGCGATGATTAGTTCAATTACAGAGTTATCCACATGCAAGTATGCACTAACTATTCAATGCCCAATGCTCTGCAAACACCC ATTATTCCAAGAAGAGAGACCAGTGTGGCACACCATTAATTGCAATATCCTTCCAAAGGATTACAAGGATACAAAGGTTGATGACACTCattttactatgatgatggaCTCAGATGATCCATCTACATATTCAACCAAATGA
- the LOC108464344 gene encoding protein S-acyltransferase 24-like isoform X1: protein MSSKIKVVEKVQPLKQLGGVVTNGNGNGEGYNAVVGDYAYYASLRNDVYCAAAYGDLGRLRMLVEYLGFSLKEPDALGYYALQWAALNNRTDTAQYIIEHGGDVNAKDQSGQTALHWNAVRGSIQVAEVLLQGGAWVDAADVNGYRITHVATQYGQTAFLYYVVSKWNANPDVPDNEGRSPLHWAAYKGFMDCIRLLLYLDANRGCQDREGCTPLHWAAIKGNLEACTLLLQGSQEGLAVTDNSGLTPAQLASEKKHRKIAFLLGNTRRLHEYRSNGNSLLGKLPKLGLAPVLCCVIVVHLTTYIHSVIMASNLPKLTAGFGILAWLGVFLSSAGLIWFYRCSSKDPGYIKMNVSDHQNLKEDEPLLKIEANHPALLDGNWSQLCTTCKIIKPLRAKHCSTCDRCVEQFDHHCPWVSNCVGKKNKWDFFLFIVLEVMAMVITGGVAMTRILMDPMAPVGFSPMFSHASTHHIGALTFLIMDIFYFFGASALVVSQATQISRNITSNEMANIMRYSYLRGADGQLRNPYDHGCWKNCSGFVINGYNEDVPIAEDSANSEETGMIQIPRDSNLQNSNSHAPTDINGHIAVHVNSSNTNGHHGPVHSPLQPR from the exons ATGTCGTCGAAGATCAAGGTGGTGGAAAAGGTTCAACCTTTGAAGCAATTGGGTGGTGTCGTAacgaatggaaatggaaatggtgaAGGGTATAATGCGGTTGTTGGTGATTATGCTTATTATGCCAGCTTGAGGAACGATGTGTATTGCGCTGCTGCTTATGGGGATTTGGGGAGGCTACGTATGTTGGTTGAGTACCTGGGTTTTTCTCTTAAAGAACCTGATGCCCTTGGTTACTATGCCCTCCAATGGGCTGCTTTGAATAATAGAACCGACACTGCCCAGTATATCatagag CATGGTGGAGATGTAAATGCAAAAGATCAAAGCGGGCAGACCGCCTTGCACTGGAATGCAGTGCGAGGTTCGATACAAGTTGCCGAGGTTTTACTCCAAGGGGGTGCTTGGGTGGATGCTGCTGACGTAAATGGCTATCGG ATAACACATGTTGCTACACAATATGGTCAGACTGCTTTTCTCTATTATGTTGTTTCAAAATGGAATGCTAACCCTGATGTTCCTGATAACGAGGGGCGGAGCCCTTTGCACTG GGCTGCTTATAAAGGTTTTATGGATTGCATTCGTCTTCTTTTATATCTCGATGCAAATAGAGGATGCCAAGACAGAGAGG GTTGTACTCCACTTCATTGGGCAGCTATTAAGGGTAATCTAGAAGCTTGCACGCTCTTACTACAGGGTAGCCAGGAAGGCTTAGCGGTCACTGATAATTCTGGCCTTACACCTGCACAGCTTGCTTCTGAAAAGAAACACAGAAAAATTGCTTTTTTACTT GGAAATACTCGAAGGTTGCATGAATATCGATCTAATGGGAACAGCCTTCTTGGGAAACTTCCAAAATTAGGACTTGCACCAGTTCTTTGCTGCGTTATTGTGGTACATCTGACGACCTATATTCATTCCGTCATAATGG CATCAAATTTGCCGAAATTGACAGCTGGATTTGGCATTCTTGCATGGTTGGGTGTTTTCCTATCTTCTGCTGGTTTGATTTGGTTTTATAGGTGTAGCAG CAAGGATCCGGGTTACATCAAGATGAATGTCTCTGATCATCAAAATTTGAAAGAAGAT GAACCCTTACTGAAAATTGAGGCAAATCATCCTGCTTTGCTAGACGGGAATTGGTCTCAGCTTTGTACGACATGCAAG ATTATCAAGCCTCTTCGTGCAAAACACTGCTCCACTTGTGATCGTTGTGTCGAACAATTTGACCATCATTGCCCTTGGGTATCAAATTGTGTTGGCAAG AAAAACAAATgggatttttttcttttcattgttTTAGAAGTTATGGCGATGGTGATTACCGGTGGAGTTGCTATGACAC GAATCTTGATGGATCCGATGGCTCCAGTGGGGTTTTCACCGATGTTTAGCCATGCTAGTACTCATCATATTGGTGCACTAACATTTTTGATAATGGATATTTTCTACTTCTTTGGAGCGTCAGCATTAGTTGTTTCACAGGCTACTCAG ATATCTCGGAATATAACGTCGAATGAAATGGCGAATATCATGCGGTATAGCTACCTTAGGGGTGCCGATGGTCAACTTAGAAATCCATATGATCATGGATGCTGGAAAAACTGCTCTGGTTTCGTGATCAACGGCTACAATGAAGATGTGCCAATTGCTGAAGATTCAGCAAATTCTGAAGAAACTGGGATGATACAAATACCAAGGGATTCAAACTTGCAAAACAGCAATTCACATGCTCCAACGGACATAAACGGCCATATAGCTGTACATGTAAATTCTAGCAACACCAATGGACATCATGGCCCTGTTCATTCTCCACTGCAGCCACGTTAA
- the LOC108464344 gene encoding protein S-acyltransferase 24-like isoform X2, whose amino-acid sequence MSSKIKVVEKVQPLKQLGGVVTNGNGNGEGYNAVVGDYAYYASLRNDVYCAAAYGDLGRLRMLVEYLGFSLKEPDALGYYALQWAALNNRTDTAQYIIEITHVATQYGQTAFLYYVVSKWNANPDVPDNEGRSPLHWAAYKGFMDCIRLLLYLDANRGCQDREGCTPLHWAAIKGNLEACTLLLQGSQEGLAVTDNSGLTPAQLASEKKHRKIAFLLGNTRRLHEYRSNGNSLLGKLPKLGLAPVLCCVIVVHLTTYIHSVIMASNLPKLTAGFGILAWLGVFLSSAGLIWFYRCSSKDPGYIKMNVSDHQNLKEDEPLLKIEANHPALLDGNWSQLCTTCKIIKPLRAKHCSTCDRCVEQFDHHCPWVSNCVGKKNKWDFFLFIVLEVMAMVITGGVAMTRILMDPMAPVGFSPMFSHASTHHIGALTFLIMDIFYFFGASALVVSQATQISRNITSNEMANIMRYSYLRGADGQLRNPYDHGCWKNCSGFVINGYNEDVPIAEDSANSEETGMIQIPRDSNLQNSNSHAPTDINGHIAVHVNSSNTNGHHGPVHSPLQPR is encoded by the exons ATGTCGTCGAAGATCAAGGTGGTGGAAAAGGTTCAACCTTTGAAGCAATTGGGTGGTGTCGTAacgaatggaaatggaaatggtgaAGGGTATAATGCGGTTGTTGGTGATTATGCTTATTATGCCAGCTTGAGGAACGATGTGTATTGCGCTGCTGCTTATGGGGATTTGGGGAGGCTACGTATGTTGGTTGAGTACCTGGGTTTTTCTCTTAAAGAACCTGATGCCCTTGGTTACTATGCCCTCCAATGGGCTGCTTTGAATAATAGAACCGACACTGCCCAGTATATCatagag ATAACACATGTTGCTACACAATATGGTCAGACTGCTTTTCTCTATTATGTTGTTTCAAAATGGAATGCTAACCCTGATGTTCCTGATAACGAGGGGCGGAGCCCTTTGCACTG GGCTGCTTATAAAGGTTTTATGGATTGCATTCGTCTTCTTTTATATCTCGATGCAAATAGAGGATGCCAAGACAGAGAGG GTTGTACTCCACTTCATTGGGCAGCTATTAAGGGTAATCTAGAAGCTTGCACGCTCTTACTACAGGGTAGCCAGGAAGGCTTAGCGGTCACTGATAATTCTGGCCTTACACCTGCACAGCTTGCTTCTGAAAAGAAACACAGAAAAATTGCTTTTTTACTT GGAAATACTCGAAGGTTGCATGAATATCGATCTAATGGGAACAGCCTTCTTGGGAAACTTCCAAAATTAGGACTTGCACCAGTTCTTTGCTGCGTTATTGTGGTACATCTGACGACCTATATTCATTCCGTCATAATGG CATCAAATTTGCCGAAATTGACAGCTGGATTTGGCATTCTTGCATGGTTGGGTGTTTTCCTATCTTCTGCTGGTTTGATTTGGTTTTATAGGTGTAGCAG CAAGGATCCGGGTTACATCAAGATGAATGTCTCTGATCATCAAAATTTGAAAGAAGAT GAACCCTTACTGAAAATTGAGGCAAATCATCCTGCTTTGCTAGACGGGAATTGGTCTCAGCTTTGTACGACATGCAAG ATTATCAAGCCTCTTCGTGCAAAACACTGCTCCACTTGTGATCGTTGTGTCGAACAATTTGACCATCATTGCCCTTGGGTATCAAATTGTGTTGGCAAG AAAAACAAATgggatttttttcttttcattgttTTAGAAGTTATGGCGATGGTGATTACCGGTGGAGTTGCTATGACAC GAATCTTGATGGATCCGATGGCTCCAGTGGGGTTTTCACCGATGTTTAGCCATGCTAGTACTCATCATATTGGTGCACTAACATTTTTGATAATGGATATTTTCTACTTCTTTGGAGCGTCAGCATTAGTTGTTTCACAGGCTACTCAG ATATCTCGGAATATAACGTCGAATGAAATGGCGAATATCATGCGGTATAGCTACCTTAGGGGTGCCGATGGTCAACTTAGAAATCCATATGATCATGGATGCTGGAAAAACTGCTCTGGTTTCGTGATCAACGGCTACAATGAAGATGTGCCAATTGCTGAAGATTCAGCAAATTCTGAAGAAACTGGGATGATACAAATACCAAGGGATTCAAACTTGCAAAACAGCAATTCACATGCTCCAACGGACATAAACGGCCATATAGCTGTACATGTAAATTCTAGCAACACCAATGGACATCATGGCCCTGTTCATTCTCCACTGCAGCCACGTTAA
- the LOC108464342 gene encoding protein PHOX1-like — MGKHSVKNKKQTGKAVHSNVTNPKQNDSDLAVFVSMSRELKEEGNKLFQRRDHEGAMVKYEKALELLPKNHMDVCHLRSNMAACYMQMGSSEYPRAIRECNLALEVTPNYSKALLKRARCYEALNRLELAFRDVNTVLNMEPNNVMALEISERVQSTLEKRGLQVNDTVIELPPEYVEHPSASKVVKEKTKKKNKKIDKARVDQIQEKKVDENMNEKKAEDKRVVQEMISSKMEEESKKNVKLIYGEDIRCAQLPLNCSLVQLREIIHDRFPSSRAVLVKYRDEECDLVTITSDEELRLAEISAVSQGSMRLYVVEVNSDQDPFFERFKREEVHNLENGDAGKVTEARQDSCCIDDWIIEFAQLFKNHVSFDSDAYLNLHELGMKPYSEAMEDTVTSAEAQDHFGSAAEKFREMTALALFNWGNVHMSRVRKRVYFTNDGSKESVLKQIKTTYDWAQLEYTKAGKSYEEALRIKPDFYEALLALGQQQFEQAKLSWYYAISNNVNPETWPSKKVLQLYNNAEENIEKGMLMWEELQVQRLRELSKPNEEQNQIMGLDGLFKDISADEVAEQALTMSAQINLLWGTILYERSIMEFKLGLPLWQECLEVAVEKFEHAGASPMDIAVMVKNHCSNNKAPEGLGFTIDEIIQAWNKTYEAKKWQSRIPSFRLEPLLQRRVSKNYHA, encoded by the exons ATGGGGAAGCATAGTGTAAAGAACAAGAAGCAAACAGGAAAAGCAGTTCATAGTAATGTTACTAATCCTAAACAGAATGATTCAGACTTGGCGGTCTTCGTATCGATGTCTCGAGAATTGAAGGAAGAAGGGAACAAACTGTTTCAGAGGAGGGATCATGAAGGAGCAATGGTGAAATACGAAAAGGCGCTCGAATTGCTTCCGAAGAATCACATGGATGTATGCCATCTAAGGAGCAATATGGCTGCCTGTTATATGCAGATGGGATCGAGTGAGTACCCTAGGGCGATTCGTGAATGTAATTTGGCTTTAGAGGTAACACCGAATTATAGTAAAGCGTTACTAAAGAGGGCAAGGTGTTACGAGGCTTTGAATCGGTTGGAATTAGCGTTTAGAGATGTTAATACAGTTTTGAACATGGAACCAAATAATGTTATGGCGTTGGAGATTTCAGAAAGAGTACAAAGTACACTTGAGAAAAGAGGGCTACAGGTCAATGATACTGTGATTGAATTGCCTCCGGAATACGTTGAACATCCTAGTGCTTCAAAAGTTGTTAAAGAGAAAACCAAGAAGAAGAACAAGAAGATTGATAAAGCTCGTGTGGACCAAATTCAGGAGAAGAAGGTTGATGAAAATATGAATGAAAAGAAGGCCGAAGATAAACGGGTCGTACAGGAGATGATCAGTAGTAAAATGGAAGAAGAATCAAAGAAGAACGTGAAGTTGATTTACGGTGAAGATATAAGATGCGCTCAGTTGCCACTTAATTGCAGCCTTGTGCAACTAAGGGAAATTATTCATGATCGATTTCCTAGCTCGAGAGCAGTTCTTGTCAAATACAGAGACGAAGAATGCGATTTAGTTACAATCACGAGTGATGAAGAACTGAGATTGGCAGAAATATCAGCAGTATCACAGGGTTCCATGAGGCTGTATGTTGTAGAAGTAAATTCCGACCAGGATCCATTCTTTGAAAGATTCAAGCGTGAGGAAGTTCACAATCTTGAAAATGGGGATGCTGGAAAGGTTACGGAAGCAAGACAAGATTCATGTTGCATCGATGACTGGATAATCGAGTTCGCCCAATTGTTCAAGAACCATGTTAGTTTTGATTCAGATGCATACTTGAATCTTCATGAACTTGGTATGAAGCCATATTCCGAGGCCATGGAGGATACAGTTACAAGCGCAGAGGCTCAGGATCATTTCGGCAGCGCAGCTGAGAAATTCCGAGAGATGACTGCATTAGCATTGTTCAACTGGGGAAATGTTCATATGTCCCGGGTGAGGAAGAGGGTGTACTTCACGAATGATGGCTCGAAAGAATCTGTACTTAAGCAGATCAAAACTACCTATGATTGGGCGCAATTAGAATATACCAAAGCAGGTAAGAGTTACGAGGAAGCACTGAGGATCAAACCTGATTTTTACGAAGCTCTTCTAGCTCTCGGTCAACAACAGTTTGAACAGGCAAAGCTTTCTTGGTATTACGCAATTAGCAACAATGTTAATCCTGAAACTTGGCCTTCCAAGAAAGTCCTGCAACTTTATAACAATGCTGAGGAAAACATAGAAAAGGGCATGCTGATGTGGGAGGAATTACAAGTGCAACGCCTACGTGAGCTTTCCAAACCGAATGAGGAACAAAATCAAATAATGGGATTGGATGGTTTATTCAAAGATATATCAGCAGACGAGGTTGCAGAGCAGGCTCTCACAATGAGTGCTCAGATAAACCTTTTATGGGGTACCATTCTTTACGAACGCTCGATCATGGAATTCAAACTAGGGTTACCTCTTTGGCAAGAATGTTTGGAAGTGGCTGTTGAGAAATTTGAACATGCTGGAGCTTCACCTATGGATATAGCCGTTATGGTAAAGAACCATTGCTCAAATAACAAAGCACCGGAAG GTTTAGGGTTTACAATCGATGAGATAATACAGGCATGGAATAAGACGTACGAAGCCAAAAAGTGGCAGAGCAGAATTCCTTCATTCCGACTAGAACCTTTACTTCAACGGCGAGTTTCGAAAAATTATCATGCATGA